From Zea mays cultivar B73 chromosome 3, Zm-B73-REFERENCE-NAM-5.0, whole genome shotgun sequence:
TTTCTTCGTACCACCTTCTCAGCAGTTTAAATTTTTTCTATGATAATCATTGTATAAAACATAGTTGCCCAAATATTATTCTATAGGTTTAATACCAGCTACctcgttctacaagctatggCCATGTGGAGGAATGACAGACGACTGAAATTTGTTGGGGTGAGTGTAGTACGTTTGTTTTATGTTCAAAACTTACATTCTAGCTATCTCGTTCTACAAGATAATATGTTTTGTTCTCTTATCTCTTTGTCTGTAGGATGCAAAGACTCTTCGAAGAAACTTTGTGATTGATCTTTTAAGTTATAAGGACAATTCGTGCCGATATGccatccctgcaaacatacaacaaagacttgtcgatatcgctaaaaaggattagctgattagtgaacagttgtcgacacatttgtctgtaactaatttgtgtgatattgataatgttttccaCACGTATTTTGCATATATATACCGGAATCAATGTTATAGTGATGTGTGTTGCTCCGTATCAATGTTTCATACAAATCTTTTACTTccatcgcaacgcacgggcacatatctAGAATATATATTGTTATCGTGTTATTGTACGGTTCCGTTGCATATTATAGTGATGATAGTGTAAAGTTTGTTAAAAGGTAAGGGCAGCCATAATGTACAGTGTTGTAGTTGTATGTTTCATTTCTTTCTCTAATAAGTATTATATCATTTGATCAAGATCAAGTCAGTTTATGTTTGGGCAGGTTATAATGTTTTTGCCTTTTTATCTATTGTAGAGACACTTTCTACACGAAGCAAGCTTTCTATTGGTGTTGTGTGTCCATACAATGCTCAAGTTAGAGCAATACAGGAAAAGGTTGGGAAGGCCTGCAGGAGGAATGATTATTTCTCAGTGAAAGTAAAATCTGTGGATGGTTTCCAAGGCGCGGAGGAAGATATAATTATCATATCAACAGTCAGGAGTAATGGAGCTGGTACAGTTGGGTTTCTATCAAACTTACAGAGGACTAACGTGGCTCTAACAAGGGCCAAGTAAGTTCTGCACCGAGCATTTAAATTTCACTTCAATTACTTCATAATCTTTTATCTGGTGCATGATAATAAAAACTGTTTGTAAACCTTTGTTGTACATGCCCAGATTGGGGAAGACTTTACATtcgacaactttactatatacccTTCTTTGTCAAGGATTTGATGATAAGCCAATGGTTAAAAGGGCTGTCATTGTAACCCCCACAAGCTTAGTTAGCAACTGGGAATCTGAGATAATTAAGTGGTTGAAAGGCAGAGTGCAGGTGCTGGCCCTCTGTGAAAGCACACATGCTGATGTTCTTTCCAGAATTGAAAGTTTCTTAAAACCCTTGAGCCATCTCCAGGTTTTCTTTTGCTTACTAATTATTTGTTAATATACACTATAATAAATGAAAATGTAGCTGCAAGTTAATGACAATTTCTGTGGTGCATGAATAATCTTCAGGTACTTATCATATCTTATATATGAGACTTTCTGCATGCATTCTTCAAAATTTCAATCTATTCATGTATGCGTTTCTAAACTTTCGATGCTTCAATTCATTTGCGGGAATAAGTTTGGCTTAATCTAGAAGACTGTTTGGTCTTGCTTATATGCTTACTTGTGATCTTTCTTTTGTACAGATGCTAGACCTCACCTGCTGGTGTCACTTTTCAGTTGGTTGTGAACTATAAGCTTTGCGTCCCGCGGCGTGTCTACCTGTACTTCCGATTTGGATTTATCTCGCTTTTGTTTTTTCCTGGTCCCCACCCATGTGAAACTCTATCTGTTTTCTGGAATTATTGCCTCTCATTATACACTCTGGTAAACCTTAATTATGCAGATTGATCACAACTCTTAATCTTTCCTGGTCTATGCAGGGGTTCTCGACACTGAGGAATTAGCCATTGTAAACAGCACCTTTCGTAAGGCCCAAGGTTCCAGGCTACCTAGAATCATTGAGGAAACGAGGAGATCAGGGGAGTCAACAACCTCAACTCTGGAAAGTGAAACCTGGGCGATGGAAAGCCTTGAGACTGAACTATTTGATAATGTCCGTGCTTCGATCTAGAGATCTCTTGGCAAACCTGATAAACTTTCAGGTCGGCCCGTTGCTGCCTCAACCCCCCCAAAGGCCACAGCAAATGCACCTCGTGTTGCAGGTAACAAGCCTCAAATAGTGACCACTTCTTCAACAATTTCCTTGTTTCAATAGACCTCCCAAGTGTTTGTTGCAAATATGCAGTATGGTCCCATTTCTCTTTTGTCCTATTTCATATTCTTCATACGTTTAAGGTCATTGCCTCTTGCTGTTAGATTTTCAGTTTTGCTCTCCTAGGTGATTATTCTATTAACCAACTTACTCTCGTGGTTTCCATACAGGAACACTTTCTCAAAAGTGTATCCAGCAATGTATATTGATAATGTCACTGAACTTGCATTTGACGATGTCACACCTGAAGATCCTGATTTTCCATTCATACAAGGTGAGGCATGTCTCGAAGCTAAGTTTATGTATGGATTAGTGAATCATCATTGTGTAATGTTATGTCATTCATGTTCATTCCAATATACCCATAGGCCTAGCAGAAGCTGGATTGATTTCTAGCAAGCTTTCAAGATCTGATATGAATATCCCAGAAGATGTTCATGACAATCATATCTCGGCTGTTGAGTCTGAAATGGAAGTTCTGTTGTTGAGTCTGAAATGAATATCCCAGAACATTCTGGTTAGGGGCAGAGCTGCTGTTGAGTCTGAAATGGAAGTTCTGTTGAAGTTGAGGAGTGAGGTAGAGGAACAGCTGCAGAACGTACTGAGCAAGAAGGTGGAGGTGTCGTTCGAGAAGAGTAGGATTGAGAATCTCCAAAAGGAATTTGAGAGTGATAACTCGGCTGTTGTGCAACTTCAGTATGAGCTTGAAGTGGAGAGGAAggcgttatctatggcaaggcaaGAAGAATTCTTGACATCTGAGATTTGATCATTTTGTGCATATTATTTCATTGTGCACGATGTTATTGTGCTCTTTAATTTAACCAGGGCTTGGGCAGAGGAGGAAGCCAAAAAGGCCCGGGAGCATGCACGCGCCCTTGAGGAGGCCCAGAACCAATGGGAGCGTCAAGGAATCAGAGTTGTTGTCGAAGGAGAACTGAAGGATGACGCCTCAGCTAGGGTGACATGGGCTAACGCTGGCAAAGAACACGCAGTCGACGAGTCTATCAACCGGGCGGAAGCTCTGCTGGAGAAGCTCAAGACAATGTCTGGTGagatggtgaaagggaaatgtgcccttgggccatttctaagtattttggtgatttagtgcccaacacaggtgcctaagtgtaaaatggtggacaaagtacaaatcaaggataaaggtatgtttctcaaacttagtacattgttttatggactaatgtattgtgtctaagtgctggaaacaggaaaaatccaattgagaatgtcttggctcgagcagccaagactttgctgagtctaggagcaccggactgtccggtggtgcaccggacagtgtccggtgcgccaggctggctcgagcgaagtggccgctctcgggaactcaccggcgacgtacggctataattcaccggactgtccggtgtgcaccggactgtccggtgagccaacggtcggccgcgcgatctgcgcgggacacgtggccgagctaacggctagaagagggcaccggactgtccggtgtgcaccggacatgtccggtgcgccaatggctctcaggctgccaacggtcgactgcgtcatttctggaaagaaatcgggcaccggacagtgtccggtgtgcaccggactgtccggtgcgccagtcgacagaaggcaagatcagccttcctggattgctctcaacggctcctagctgcctcggggctataaaagggacccctaggcgcatgaaggagcacaccaagcattcctacaacattcctaagcaccaagacatcgatttcgcgcattcgtttcattgtgatagcatatagagctctagtggagttgtgaactcattgagttgtgttgcgagctcttgttgcgacttgtgtgcgtgttgacactctgattcttgtgtcttgtgtgcgttgctaatccctcccttgctccgtgttctttgtgaatttcaagtgtaagggcgagaggctccaagttgtggagattcctcgcaaacgggattgagaaaaagcaagcaaaacatcgtggtattcaagtgggtctttggaccgcttgagaggggttgattgcaaccctcgtccgttgggacgccacaacgtggagtaggcaagcgttggtcttggccgaaccacgggataaccactgtgccatctctgtgattgatccttgttggttattgtgttttgttgaggattcctctttagccacttggcaattattgtgctaacgattaatcaagttttgtggcttaagttttcaagtttcacaggatcacctattcaccccccctctaggtgctctcaattggtatcagaaccgttctcttcacaaagggactaaccgcccgaagagatggatcctaaggggaagggtatcgtgatcaacgataaagagaaggaatctttcgtcaacgagccgaaggatgacaagcctaccgactcaggctcgggccatagacgaaaagatgggaagaagaagaagacaaggcgcattaaggagatcgtctactacgacgacggtgatgagtccacttcttcccacaaggacaacgacgacaacgactacgacaaacgaaagacggttaactcgaacttttctttcgattattcgcgtattcctcaaagtgcaaatgctcatttattatctatcccacttggtaaacctcctcattttgatggagaggactatggattttggagtcacaaaatgcgtagtcacttgttctctctccatcctagtatatgggagattgtagagagtggaatgcactttgatagtacggatagtcccatgttcattaatgagcaaattcataagaatgcacaagctactactgttcttctagcttcattgtgcagggatgaataccacaaagtgagcggcttggataacgccaagcaaatatgggacaccctcaagatttctcatgaggggaacgacgtcaccttgctcacacagatggagttggtggagggcgagcttggacgattcgcgatgataaggggcgaggagccaacccaaacatacaaccggctcaagacccttatcaacaaaataaggagctacggaagcacgcgatggacagaccacgacgtcgtccgactgatgctaaggtcctttaccgttcttgatcctcatttggtgaataatattcgtgagaatcctaggtacaccaaaatgacgcccgaagaagtccttggaaaattcgtaagcgggcgaatgatgatcaaggaggcaaggtacatggacgacgcattgaatggtccaatcaacgagcctcaaccccttgctctcaaggcaacaagaagcaaggaggcgctacctagcaaggtagcacaaattgaggcggccggacttaatgatgaagaaatggcccttatcatcaaaagattcaagacggcgctaaagggtcgcaaggggcaaccaagcaagaccaagacaaaggggaagcgctcatgcttcaaatgtggtaagcttggtcattttattgctaactgtcccgacaatgatagtgatcaggatcaagggatcaagagggagaaaaagaagaactataagaaggcaaagggcgaggcacatcttggcaaggagtgggattcggattgctcttcgttcgactccgacaatgaaggactcgccgccaccgccttcaacaagttatccctcttccccaacgagcgtcacacatgccttatggcaagggagaagaaggtatgtactcgaaactctacttatgcttcttcaagtgaggacgaatctagtgatgaggatgaaatagattactctagcttgttcaagggattggatagaaataaaattgataaaatcaatgaattgattgatgccttgaatgaaaaggataggcttttagaaaagcaagaggatttgttatatgatgaacatgataaatttgtagaggcacaaaaatcctatgctttagaagttaaaagaaatgaaatgctttcttatgaactatctacttgtcatgaaaccatttctactttacaaggtgttaacaatg
This genomic window contains:
- the LOC109945293 gene encoding uncharacterized protein — translated: MEVLLKLRSEVEEQLQNVLSKKVEVSFEKSRIENLQKEFESDNSAVVQLQYELEVERKALSMARAWAEEEAKKAREHARALEEAQNQWERQGIRVVVEGELKDDASARVTWANAGKEHAVDESINRAEALLEKLKTMSGEMEVRSQGAVERVMQHVRSFIAILKQQGADARQWCTEFGACAASRANEVSAQVKGSVSAFGATLGDKSKRAMEECKDGLERISHRFKTD